The following are encoded together in the Streptomyces flavofungini genome:
- the rdgB gene encoding RdgB/HAM1 family non-canonical purine NTP pyrophosphatase encodes MTRLILATRNAGKLTELTAILAAAGLDHELVGADAYPDVPDVKETGVTFAENALLKAHALADATGLPAVADDSGLCVDVLGGAPGIFSARWAGRHGDDRANLDLLLAQLGDIDDPHRGAHFACAAALALPDGRERVVEGQLLGTLRHTPAGTGGFGYDPVLQPEGETRTCAELTADEKNAISHRGKAFRALVPAVRELLG; translated from the coding sequence ATGACCCGCCTCATCCTCGCCACCCGCAACGCCGGCAAGCTCACCGAACTCACGGCGATCCTCGCCGCCGCCGGGCTCGACCACGAGCTGGTCGGCGCCGACGCCTACCCGGACGTCCCCGACGTCAAGGAGACCGGCGTCACCTTCGCCGAGAACGCGCTCCTGAAGGCGCACGCCCTGGCCGATGCCACCGGCCTGCCCGCCGTCGCCGACGACTCGGGCCTGTGCGTCGACGTGCTCGGCGGCGCCCCGGGCATCTTCTCCGCGCGCTGGGCGGGCCGCCACGGCGACGACCGCGCCAACCTGGACCTGCTGCTCGCCCAGCTCGGCGACATCGACGACCCGCACCGCGGCGCCCACTTCGCGTGCGCGGCCGCCCTCGCGCTGCCGGACGGCAGGGAGCGGGTGGTGGAGGGGCAGCTGCTCGGCACCCTGCGGCACACCCCGGCGGGCACCGGCGGCTTCGGCTACGACCCGGTGCTCCAGCCGGAGGGCGAGACGCGCACCTGCGCCGAGCTGACGGCGGACGAGAAGAACGCGATCAGCCACCGCGGCAAGGCGTTCCGCGCGCTCGTGCCGGCGGTGCGCGAACTGCTCGGTTGA
- a CDS encoding DMT family transporter: MAWVLLVVAGLLEVGWSIGMKFTEGFTRLWPSVFTGAGIVASMLLLSHAARTLPIGTAYGVWVGIGAAGAAVVGMVALGEPATAARIFFVCLLLVAVVGLKATSGH, from the coding sequence ATGGCCTGGGTCCTGCTCGTCGTCGCCGGTCTGCTCGAGGTCGGCTGGTCGATCGGCATGAAGTTCACCGAGGGTTTCACCCGCCTGTGGCCGAGCGTGTTCACCGGCGCGGGCATCGTCGCCAGCATGCTGCTGCTGTCCCACGCCGCCAGGACCCTGCCCATCGGCACGGCCTACGGCGTGTGGGTGGGCATCGGGGCCGCCGGAGCCGCGGTCGTCGGCATGGTCGCGCTCGGCGAGCCCGCCACCGCCGCCCGGATCTTCTTCGTCTGCCTGCTGCTCGTCGCTGTCGTCGGCCTGAAGGCCACGAGCGGCCACTGA
- a CDS encoding DUF3618 domain-containing protein → MSDADARTPAQIEADIKRRRDQLAETLDEIGVRVHPKTIVGDAKAKISSSVDQSLGRAYVSANRLVSEVKAQFVAEDGAPRVERIVPVALVVVGLVGLLAAGSKRRKG, encoded by the coding sequence GTGTCGGATGCGGATGCCAGGACCCCTGCGCAGATCGAGGCGGACATCAAGCGCCGGCGCGACCAGCTCGCCGAGACACTCGACGAGATCGGGGTGCGGGTCCACCCGAAGACGATCGTCGGGGACGCCAAGGCCAAGATCTCTTCGAGCGTCGACCAGTCCCTCGGTCGGGCCTACGTCAGCGCGAATCGCCTCGTCTCCGAGGTGAAGGCCCAGTTCGTCGCGGAGGACGGGGCGCCCCGCGTGGAGCGGATCGTGCCGGTGGCCCTGGTCGTGGTGGGCCTGGTGGGACTCCTCGCGGCGGGCTCCAAGCGCCGCAAGGGCTGA
- the rph gene encoding ribonuclease PH, which yields MSRIDGRTPEQLRPVTIERGWSKHAEGSVLVSFGDTKVFCTASVTEGVPRWRKGSGEGWVTAEYSMLPRSTNTRGDRESVRGRIGGRTHEISRLIGRSLRAVIDYKALGENTIVLDCDVLQADGGTRTAAITGAYVALADAVAWAQGKKLVKAGRKPLTGTVSAVSVGIVGGVPLLDLCYEEDVKADTDMNVVCTGDGRFVEVQGTAEAEPFAREELNALLDLAVGGCADLAAYQRQALEAVT from the coding sequence ATGTCTCGTATCGACGGCCGTACCCCCGAACAGCTCCGCCCGGTCACCATCGAGCGTGGGTGGAGCAAGCACGCCGAGGGCTCCGTCCTCGTTTCCTTCGGTGACACCAAGGTCTTCTGCACGGCCTCCGTCACGGAGGGCGTGCCCCGCTGGCGCAAGGGCAGCGGCGAAGGCTGGGTCACCGCCGAGTACTCGATGCTCCCGCGGTCCACCAACACCCGCGGCGACCGCGAGTCCGTACGCGGCAGGATCGGCGGCCGTACGCACGAGATCAGCCGCCTCATCGGCCGCTCGCTGCGTGCCGTCATCGACTACAAGGCCCTCGGCGAGAACACCATCGTCCTGGACTGCGACGTCCTCCAGGCCGACGGCGGCACCCGCACCGCCGCCATCACCGGCGCGTACGTCGCCCTCGCCGACGCCGTCGCCTGGGCCCAGGGCAAGAAGCTGGTCAAGGCCGGCCGCAAGCCCCTCACCGGCACGGTCAGCGCGGTCTCCGTCGGCATCGTCGGCGGCGTACCGCTGCTCGACCTCTGCTACGAGGAGGACGTGAAGGCCGACACCGACATGAACGTCGTGTGCACCGGCGACGGCCGCTTCGTCGAGGTGCAGGGCACCGCCGAGGCCGAGCCGTTCGCCCGCGAGGAGCTGAACGCGCTGCTCGACCTCGCCGTCGGCGGCTGCGCCGACCTCGCCGCGTACCAGCGCCAGGCGCTGGAAGCGGTCACGTAG
- the bcp gene encoding thioredoxin-dependent thiol peroxidase → MSERLQPGDTAPAFTLPDADGKDVSLADHKGRKVIVYFYPAALTPGCTKQACDFTDNLDVLAAAGYDVIGVSPDKPEKLAKFREKENLKVTLVGDPSKETLEAYGAFGEKKLYGKTVTGVIRSTVVVDEAGKVEHAFYNVKATGHVAKIIRDLGV, encoded by the coding sequence ATGAGCGAGCGACTTCAGCCCGGGGACACCGCCCCCGCCTTCACCCTGCCCGACGCCGACGGCAAGGACGTCTCCCTCGCGGACCACAAGGGCCGCAAGGTCATCGTGTACTTCTACCCCGCCGCCCTGACCCCCGGCTGCACCAAGCAGGCCTGCGACTTCACCGACAACCTGGACGTGCTGGCGGCCGCGGGCTACGACGTCATCGGCGTCTCTCCCGACAAGCCGGAGAAGCTCGCCAAGTTCCGCGAGAAGGAGAACCTGAAGGTCACGCTGGTCGGCGACCCGTCCAAGGAGACCCTGGAGGCGTACGGGGCCTTCGGCGAGAAGAAGCTGTACGGCAAGACGGTGACCGGCGTGATCCGCTCCACGGTCGTCGTGGACGAGGCGGGCAAGGTCGAGCACGCCTTCTACAACGTGAAGGCGACCGGCCACGTGGCCAAGATCATCCGGGATCTGGGCGTCTGA
- the proP gene encoding glycine betaine/L-proline transporter ProP: protein MAASQHPADPEADVLPGTDPAALKRHRTLFRAIRRRRNPPLRRTDITVTDEAAVRRAVKAASLGNAMEWFDFGIYSYLAVTIGHVFFPSGNDTAQLISSFATFAVSFLVRPLGGMVFGPMGDKIGRKKVLALTMILMAVGTFAIGLIPSYAAIGFWAPVLLIVFRLVQGFSTGGEYGGASTFIAEYAPDKRRGYFGSFLEFGTLAGYVGAAGLVTILTTTLDDGAMEAWGWRIPFLVAGPLGLVGLYLRLRLDETPAFQKLEDRTYHSATEAASTVETSAKGDLAKIFRQYWPTLILCIALVGAYNITDYMLLSYMPTYLTDEMGYDDTHGLLILIATMVVLMLVINRIGVLSDRYGRKPLLMTGMVGFLVLSVPAFLLIKQGALVAVSAGMLMLGLSLVCLLGTMSATLPALFPTPVRYGSLSVGYNLSASLFGGTAPLVITALISVTGTDMMPAYYAMAAAVVGIVAVACMKETAQRPLSGSPPSVESKEEAAELVEAQATAPKF, encoded by the coding sequence ATGGCGGCCAGCCAGCACCCGGCCGACCCCGAGGCCGATGTCCTGCCCGGCACCGACCCGGCGGCGCTGAAACGTCACCGCACCCTGTTCCGGGCCATCAGACGGCGCCGGAACCCGCCCCTGCGGCGCACCGACATCACGGTCACCGATGAGGCGGCCGTGCGCCGCGCGGTGAAGGCGGCCTCGCTGGGCAACGCGATGGAGTGGTTCGACTTCGGCATCTACAGCTATCTGGCCGTCACCATCGGGCATGTCTTCTTCCCGTCCGGGAACGACACCGCCCAGCTGATCTCGTCGTTCGCCACCTTCGCGGTGTCGTTCCTGGTGCGGCCCCTCGGCGGCATGGTGTTCGGCCCGATGGGCGACAAGATCGGCCGCAAGAAGGTGCTCGCCCTGACGATGATCCTGATGGCGGTCGGCACCTTCGCCATCGGCCTGATCCCGAGCTACGCCGCCATCGGCTTCTGGGCCCCGGTCCTCCTGATCGTCTTCCGCCTGGTGCAGGGCTTCTCCACGGGCGGCGAGTACGGCGGCGCCTCCACGTTCATCGCCGAGTACGCGCCGGACAAGCGGCGCGGCTACTTCGGCAGCTTCCTGGAGTTCGGCACCCTCGCCGGGTACGTGGGCGCGGCGGGCCTGGTCACCATCCTGACCACGACCCTGGACGACGGCGCCATGGAGGCGTGGGGCTGGCGGATCCCGTTCCTGGTCGCGGGCCCGCTCGGCCTGGTCGGCCTGTATCTGCGACTGCGTCTTGACGAGACTCCGGCGTTCCAGAAGCTGGAGGACCGGACGTACCACTCGGCGACCGAGGCGGCCTCCACCGTCGAGACCTCCGCCAAGGGCGACCTCGCGAAGATCTTCCGCCAGTACTGGCCGACGCTGATCCTCTGCATCGCCCTGGTCGGCGCGTACAACATCACCGACTACATGCTCCTGTCGTACATGCCGACGTACCTGACCGACGAGATGGGCTACGACGACACGCACGGGCTGCTGATCCTCATCGCCACGATGGTGGTCCTGATGCTGGTGATCAACCGGATCGGCGTCCTGTCGGACCGCTACGGCCGCAAGCCGCTCCTGATGACGGGCATGGTGGGCTTCCTCGTCCTGTCGGTCCCGGCCTTCCTGCTGATCAAGCAGGGCGCCCTGGTCGCCGTCTCGGCGGGCATGCTGATGCTCGGCCTGTCCCTGGTGTGCCTGCTCGGCACGATGTCGGCGACGCTCCCCGCGCTGTTCCCCACCCCCGTGCGCTACGGCTCCCTGTCGGTGGGCTACAACCTGTCCGCCTCGCTGTTCGGCGGCACCGCGCCGCTGGTGATCACCGCGCTGATCAGCGTCACGGGTACGGACATGATGCCCGCGTACTACGCGATGGCCGCCGCCGTCGTCGGCATCGTCGCGGTGGCCTGCATGAAGGAGACCGCGCAGCGGCCCCTCAGCGGCTCGCCGCCGTCGGTGGAGAGCAAGGAGGAGGCCGCCGAACTGGTCGAGGCGCAGGCCACGGCGCCGAAGTTCTGA
- a CDS encoding GroES family chaperonin, with protein sequence MLHDRVLVRQDTAEGERRSGGGILIPATAAVGKRLAWAEVVAVGQNVRTVEPGDRVLFDPEDRAEVEVRGVAYVLMRERDLHAVAADRFEGSEDSTGLYL encoded by the coding sequence ATGCTGCACGACCGCGTGCTCGTGCGTCAGGACACCGCGGAGGGCGAGCGCCGCTCCGGCGGCGGCATCCTGATTCCCGCGACCGCGGCCGTCGGCAAGCGCCTGGCCTGGGCCGAGGTCGTCGCCGTGGGGCAGAACGTGCGCACGGTGGAGCCGGGCGACCGGGTCCTGTTCGACCCCGAGGACCGCGCCGAGGTCGAGGTGCGGGGCGTGGCGTACGTCCTGATGCGTGAGCGCGATCTGCACGCCGTGGCCGCGGACCGCTTCGAGGGTTCCGAGGACTCCACCGGGCTCTACCTGTAG